A single genomic interval of Phocoena sinus isolate mPhoSin1 chromosome 15, mPhoSin1.pri, whole genome shotgun sequence harbors:
- the MMP24OS gene encoding protein MMP24OS, whose translation MGAQLSGGQGAAQPVQPAQPAQPAQPQPQPQPQPQTHPQPQPAAPEGPGRPWPEPGPWGPLDDVRFLIVCTSWY comes from the coding sequence ATGGGAGCTCAGCTGAGCGGTGGCCAGGGCGCCGCGCAGCCGGTGCAGCCCGCGCAGCCCGCGCAGCCCgcgcagccccagccccagccccagccccaacctcagacccacccccaaccccagcccgCGGCGCCCGAGGGCCCTGGGCGGCCCTGGCCAGAGCCCGGCCCCTGGGGGCCGCTGGACGACGTGCGCTTCCTTATCGTCTGCACCTCCTGGTACTGA